One genomic window of Quercus robur chromosome 6, dhQueRobu3.1, whole genome shotgun sequence includes the following:
- the LOC126689543 gene encoding 2-methyl-6-phytyl-1,4-hydroquinone methyltransferase, chloroplastic-like: protein MASSLINGAQNLKLISGITITPTGFGFVGSTFQDRRLPNKKGLVSFGRNYKAGTLTPRCSISSLRPASQPRFIQHKKEAFWFYRFLSIVYDHVINPIHWTEDMRDEALEPADLFDRNMIVVDVGGGTGFTTLGIVKHVDAKNITILDQSPHQLAKAKQKEPLKECKIVEGDAEDLPFPTDYADRYVSAGSIEYWPDPQRGIKEAYRVLKIRGKACLIGPVYPTFWLSRFFADVWMLFPKEEEYIEWFQKAGFKDVKLKRIGPKWYRGVRRHGLIMGCSVTGVKPFSGDSPLQLGPKAEDIKKPVNPFVFLFQLILGAIAGAYFILVPIYMWIKDQIVPKGMPI from the exons ATGGCTTCTTCATTGATCAATGGAGCTCAGAATCTCAAGCTCATTAGTGGCATAACCATAACTCCAactgggtttggttttgttggGTCAACTTTCCAGGATAGGCGCTTGCCCAATAAGAAGGGCTTAGTGTCTTTTGGTAGGAATTACAAGGCTGGAACTTTAACACCCAGATGCAGTATATCATCCTTAAGGCCAGCTTCCCAGCCTAGGTTTATACAGCACAAAAAAGAGGCATTTTGGTTCTATAGGTTCTTGTCTATAGTATATGATCATGTCATAAACCCTATTCACTGGACTGAGGATATGCGGGACGAGGCGCTTGAGCCTGCTGATCTCTTTGATCGGAATATGATAGTGGTAGATGTAGGTGGTGGAACTGGGTTTACCACTCTTGGTATAGTTAAGCATGTGGATGCCAAAAATATTACAATTCTTGACCAGTCCCCACACCAGCTTGCCAAGGCGAAGCAGAAGGAGCCCTTGAAGGAATGCAAGATAGTTGAGGGTGATGCAGAGGACCTTCCGTTCCCAACTGATTATGCGGATCGATATGTATCCGCTGGGAG TATCGAGTATTGGCCGGATCCACAGCGTGGAATCAAGGAGGCATACAGGGTACTGAAGATAAGGGGGAAAGCCTGTCTTATAGGTCCTGTTTACCCAACCTTTTGGTTGTCTCGTTTCTTTGCAGACGTGTGGATGCTCTTTCCAAAGGAGGAAGAGTACATTGAATGGTTTCAGAAGGCTGGTTTCAAAGATGTTAAACTAAAAAGGATTGGTCCAAAATGGTACCGTGGCGTCCGTAGGCATGGCCTGATCATGGGTTGCTCTGTAACAGGTGTGAAACCCTTTTCTGGAGACTCTCCCCTACAG CTTGGTCCAAAGGCGGAGGATATAAAGAAACCTGTGAAtccatttgttttccttttccagcTCATTCTTGGTGCGATAGCTGGAGCTTACTTTATACTGGTTCCAATTTACATGTGGATCAAAGATCAAATTGTTCCAAAAGGGATGCCTATCTAA
- the LOC126689546 gene encoding uncharacterized protein LOC126689546 codes for MASHIGSVNPRALQLLPPNTHTHSQKHPLVAVLPLHDLHLLGVGERSTRSRSRLRVRVSDGDDSYLHMWKNAVDNERKSIDFQNIAHNSPPPPPPPNPNDHEDLEKKTLEFHKILQVSKEERDRIQRMQVIDRAAAAIAAARAILNENASRPQTLFQHLNTDTDATGLPAKQQGTQNESIFVPQSESSQSGTPGPDFWSWAPPVNSDISSDDVNDMQIAGRSSVYPTSNNPVVEKDWSVGVLSIPFESTLSESNPNYTLPPLQSFIDVEKVETSEASLGTPYLEEEREHGVQFSAHAAEAAHALHKMDGQTPLGVNPDGSRWWKETGIEQRPDGVICRWTMTRGVSADQVVEWQEKFWEAADEFGYKELGSEKSGRDATGNIWREYWRESMRQECGLVHLEKTADKWGKNGNGDEWQEKWWEHYDASGQAEKWAHKWCSIDPNTLLEAGHAHIWHERWGEKYDGHGGSIKYTDKWAERCEGDGWTKWGDKWDENFDLNSHGVKQGETWWEGKYGERWNRTWGEGHNGSGWVHKYGKSSSGEHWDTHAQQDTWYERYPHYGFYHCFENSVQLREVQKPSEMS; via the exons ATGGCGTCCCATATCGGCAGCGTCAATCCACGCGCGCTCCAACTTCTTCCAccaaacacacacactcacTCACAAAAACACCCACTAGTAGCAGTACTACCATTACATGATCTACATTTACTGGGTGTGGGTGAGAGATCAACAAGAAGCAGATCGAGGCTGAGAGTTAGGGTTTCGGATGGCGACGACTCCTACCTCCACATGTGGAAGAACGCAGTCGACAATGAGAGAAAGTCCATCGACTTTCAAAATATCGCTCATAActcacctcctcctcctcctcctcctaaTCCTAATGACCATGAAGATTTGGAGAAGAAGACCCTCGAGTTCCACAAGATTCTCCAAGTGTCTAAGGAGGAGCGCGATCGAATCCAGCGAATGCAGGTCATCGATCGTGCCGCCGCCGCCATCGCTGCCGCTCGCGCCATTCTCAACGAGAACGCCTCCAGACCACAAACCCTTTTTCAACACTTGAACACTGACACTGATGCTACTGGATTGCCTGCTAAGCAACAAG GTACTCAGAATGAGAGCATATTTGTGCCTCAGTCAGAAAGCTCTCAAAGTGGAACTCCAGGTCCAGATTTTTGGTCCTGGGCACCCCCGGTGAATAGTGATATTAGTTCAGATGATGTCAATGACATGCAGATAGCTGGAAGATCTTCGGTGTATCCAACTTCAAACAACCCTGTTGTTGAGAAGGATTGGTCTGTGGGTGTTCTCTCAATTCCATTTGAGAGTACACTCTCTGAAAGCAACCCCAACTATACTCTTCCACCCCTTCAATCATTCATAGATGTTGAAAAAGTGGAAACCTCAGAGGCCAGTTTGGGGACACCTTACTTAGAAGAGGAACGTGAACATGGTGTCCAATTTTCAGCACATGCAGCAGAAGCAGCTCATGCACTTCATAAGATGGATGGGCAGACACCCCTTGGAGTGAATCCTGATGGCTCAAGATGGTGGAAGGAGACAGGAATTGAGCAAAGACCTGATGGTGTGATTTGCAGATGGACAATGACCAGAGGTGTCAGTGCTGACCAAGTTGTTGAGTGGCAAGAGAAGTTTTGGGAGGCTGCTGATGAGTTTGGATACAAGGAACTTGGTTCAGAAAAATCAGGACGTGATGCCACTGGAAATATTTGGCGTGAATATTGGAGAGAATCAATGCGGCAG GAGTGTGGGCTTGTTCATCTTGAGAAAACTGCAGACAAGTGGGGAAAGAATGGAAATGGCGATGAGTGGCAAGAGAAATGGTGGGAACATTATGATGCTTCTGGCCAAGCGGAAAAATGGGCCCACAAGTGGTGCAGCATTGATCCCAACACACTCCTGGAGGCTGGTCATGCCCATATTTGGCATGAAAG GTGGGGTGAGAAGTATGATGGGCATGGTGGCAGCATAAAATACACTGACAAATGGGCTGAACGCTGTGAAGGTGATGGTTGGACAAAATGGGGTGACAAATGGGATGAAAACTTTGATCTCAACAGTCATGGTGTCAAGCAGGGAGAGACTTGGTGGGAAGGTAAGTATGGAGAAAGGTGGAATCGAACATGGGGTGAAGGCCACAATGGCTCTGGATGGGTTCACAAATATGGGAAGAGCAGCAGTGGAGAGCACTGGGACACACATGCACAACAAGATACATGGTATGAAAGATACCCTCACTACGGTTTTTATCACTGCTTTGAAAACTCAGTCCAGCTGCGGGAAGTTCAGAAGCCATCTGAGATGTCATGA